In one window of Chryseobacterium sp. JV274 DNA:
- the pafA gene encoding alkaline phosphatase PafA translates to MLRNISIAAATLLSVVTINAQKNRNTQLERPKLVVGLVVDQMRWDYLYRFYGKYGNDGFKRLLNTGYSLNNVHIPYVPTITALGHTCIYTGSVPAIHGIAGNDWTDKETGKGVYCTADESVQPVGTTNTKIGSHSPKNLWSTTVTDELRLATNFQGKVVGVSLKDRASILPAGHTPNGAFWFDDSTGNFITSTWYMNDLPQWVKSFNAQNLPEKLVANGWNTLLPINQYTESAPDNSSWEGLLGSAKTPTFPYSNLAKDYQTKKDNIRYTPFGNTLTLKLAEASVEGEKLGGDNITDFLAINLASTDYAGHKFGPNSIEVEDVYIRLDQDLAEFFNYLDSKVGKGEYTVFLSADHGGAHSVGFLKEHKIPTGFFGEDAEKNLNQKLKDKFGADKLINAIDNYQIYFDRKVLADSKLELDDVRNFAVKEIEKDPTVLYAVSVDKVQESSIPEPIKQRIINGINRQRSGDIQLISHDSMLPPYSKTGTTHSVWNSYDSHIPLIFMGWGVKQGESNKEYHMTDIAPTVSSLLKIQFPSGNVGNPITEVIGR, encoded by the coding sequence ATGCTTAGGAACATTTCAATTGCGGCAGCTACATTATTGTCCGTAGTTACAATCAATGCGCAGAAGAACAGAAATACTCAACTGGAAAGACCCAAATTAGTCGTTGGTCTGGTAGTAGACCAGATGCGTTGGGACTATTTATACCGTTTTTATGGTAAGTATGGGAATGACGGTTTTAAGAGACTTTTGAATACAGGATACTCTTTGAATAACGTACACATTCCTTATGTGCCTACCATTACAGCTTTGGGACACACTTGTATCTATACAGGATCTGTACCGGCAATTCATGGGATTGCAGGAAACGACTGGACAGATAAAGAGACCGGAAAAGGGGTTTACTGTACTGCAGATGAGAGCGTTCAGCCAGTAGGAACAACCAATACAAAAATCGGAAGCCACTCACCAAAAAATCTTTGGTCTACTACAGTAACTGACGAATTGAGACTGGCGACCAACTTCCAGGGAAAAGTAGTGGGTGTTTCTTTGAAAGACCGTGCTTCTATTCTTCCTGCAGGGCACACTCCAAACGGAGCTTTCTGGTTTGATGACAGCACAGGAAATTTCATTACCAGCACATGGTATATGAATGACCTGCCTCAATGGGTAAAATCATTCAATGCTCAGAATCTTCCTGAAAAATTAGTAGCAAACGGTTGGAATACCTTACTTCCGATCAACCAATATACAGAAAGTGCACCGGACAATTCTTCATGGGAAGGGCTGCTGGGAAGCGCAAAAACACCTACATTCCCTTACAGCAACTTAGCAAAGGATTATCAGACTAAAAAAGATAATATCCGTTATACTCCTTTCGGAAACACATTGACATTGAAGTTGGCAGAAGCTTCTGTAGAGGGTGAAAAACTGGGTGGAGATAATATTACAGACTTTTTAGCTATCAACCTTGCTTCTACAGATTATGCGGGACATAAATTCGGACCAAATTCTATTGAAGTAGAAGATGTTTATATCAGATTAGACCAGGATTTAGCTGAATTCTTCAATTATTTAGATTCAAAAGTAGGAAAAGGAGAATACACTGTTTTCCTTTCTGCAGACCATGGTGGAGCGCATTCTGTAGGATTTCTTAAAGAACATAAAATTCCTACAGGTTTCTTCGGAGAAGATGCTGAAAAAAATCTGAACCAAAAGCTAAAAGATAAATTCGGAGCAGATAAACTGATCAATGCGATTGATAACTATCAGATTTATTTCGACAGAAAAGTATTGGCAGACAGCAAACTTGAATTGGATGATGTAAGAAACTTTGCAGTAAAAGAAATTGAGAAAGATCCTACTGTTTTATATGCTGTTTCTGTAGATAAAGTTCAGGAGTCAAGCATTCCGGAGCCCATCAAACAAAGAATTATCAACGGAATCAACAGACAGAGAAGCGGAGATATTCAGTTGATTTCTCATGATTCTATGCTTCCTCCATATTCTAAAACAGGAACTACACACAGTGTATGGAACTCTTATGATTCACATATTCCATTGATCTTTATGGGATGGGGAGTGAAGCAGGGAGAAAGCAATAAAGAATATCACATGACTGATATTGCTCCTACGGTATCTTCTTTACTGAAAATTCAGTTCCCAAGTGGAAATGTAGGAAATCCAATTACAGAAGTTATCGGTAGATAA
- a CDS encoding VOC family protein: MIKFKYVILYVENVEQSINFYKNTFDSEIKFITPEKDYGELLTGETTLSFASVSLAGSNIKKGFLTSKTEDKPFGIELGFTTDNVEALVEKAIKNGAILYEDISVKPWGQKTAYIKDLDNYLIEICTEIQ; encoded by the coding sequence ATGATTAAATTCAAATATGTCATTCTGTACGTGGAAAATGTAGAACAATCTATTAATTTTTATAAAAATACTTTTGATTCTGAAATAAAATTCATCACCCCGGAAAAAGATTATGGAGAACTCCTGACCGGAGAAACTACGCTATCATTTGCCTCTGTAAGCCTTGCAGGTTCAAATATTAAAAAAGGTTTTTTAACTTCAAAAACGGAAGATAAACCTTTCGGAATAGAACTGGGTTTTACCACAGATAATGTAGAAGCCTTAGTAGAAAAAGCAATAAAAAACGGGGCTATTCTTTATGAAGATATTTCGGTAAAACCCTGGGGGCAAAAAACAGCTTACATCAAAGATCTTGATAATTATCTGATAGAAATCTGTACTGAAATTCAATAA
- a CDS encoding GNAT family N-acetyltransferase: MEIKKLQKLESNPSLNWGHNGYTTEIIYSVSSIEFGGSFEFNLKEKSFPYNKIWETTSEDLEELNAFIEQGNSFGAFADEQLTGWIICEHRTWNNSFYIENILIDEKHRRQGIGIMLIKSALKQARKLNCRVIELETQNTNYPAIQFYRRMGFNITGLNTRLYENAEEIALFMTLDLD, from the coding sequence GTGGAAATAAAAAAATTACAAAAATTAGAATCCAACCCAAGCTTAAACTGGGGGCATAATGGCTATACAACGGAAATAATATATTCTGTTTCTTCGATTGAATTTGGAGGTTCTTTTGAGTTTAACTTAAAAGAAAAATCTTTCCCTTACAACAAAATATGGGAAACAACTTCTGAAGATCTGGAAGAACTCAATGCCTTTATCGAACAAGGAAATTCTTTTGGTGCTTTTGCAGATGAACAACTTACAGGCTGGATCATCTGTGAACACAGGACATGGAACAACAGTTTTTATATTGAAAACATCCTGATCGATGAAAAACACAGACGACAGGGAATTGGCATTATGCTGATTAAAAGTGCTCTTAAACAGGCAAGGAAACTAAACTGCAGGGTAATTGAACTGGAAACACAAAACACAAATTATCCAGCCATCCAGTTTTACAGAAGAATGGGATTCAATATTACCGGACTGAACACAAGACTGTATGAAAATGCAGAAGAAATTGCTCTTTTTATGACCTTAGACCTTGATTAA
- a CDS encoding Crp/Fnr family transcriptional regulator, translating into MENLLKYIRLLTPFSDKSWEILQPALSERNYRKNELMLQKDEVCNTLFYIDNGFCKSYYEIDGDIKNTGFFFENEIVTNISSFGNGQKSEFNIIACEDLHVVIFDKTKLFEAARNAPEIETLGRHCIRQFASRQEEFSNLFKLYTAKQRLEYIESKHPEMLQRISLTQLASFLGVARETLSRIRKRRITR; encoded by the coding sequence ATGGAAAATCTTCTGAAATATATCAGATTACTCACTCCATTTTCGGACAAAAGCTGGGAAATACTTCAACCTGCTCTATCGGAAAGGAATTACAGGAAAAATGAACTGATGTTACAGAAAGATGAAGTCTGCAACACTTTATTTTATATCGATAATGGGTTTTGCAAAAGCTATTATGAAATAGACGGAGATATCAAAAACACCGGGTTTTTCTTTGAAAATGAAATCGTCACCAATATCAGCAGCTTTGGGAACGGTCAAAAATCTGAATTTAATATCATCGCTTGTGAAGACCTGCATGTTGTTATCTTTGATAAAACAAAACTATTTGAAGCAGCCAGAAATGCACCCGAAATTGAAACTTTAGGACGCCATTGTATTCGCCAGTTTGCATCCAGACAAGAAGAATTTTCAAATCTGTTCAAACTTTATACAGCAAAACAAAGACTGGAATATATTGAATCCAAGCATCCGGAAATGCTGCAACGTATCTCGCTCACTCAGCTGGCTTCATTTCTTGGAGTAGCAAGAGAAACATTAAGCAGAATCCGGAAACGAAGAATTACCCGTTAA
- a CDS encoding putative glycolipid-binding domain-containing protein has protein sequence MKTLIWQGILYQSLEYFNLLSDDKSYTAESKIIGCYEDKIFAVNYSILIDKNWIVQDFLIESEINTIKSKLAGKRIQDQWEINNTISPELNGCEFIDISLTPFTNTLPINNLKLQESISQKIDVLYIDILNQQIRPVQQEYTRTASHKYLYENIENDFKAEISVDEMGLVISYPELFEKIAEL, from the coding sequence ATGAAAACACTAATCTGGCAGGGAATTCTTTACCAATCTCTTGAATATTTTAATTTACTATCTGATGATAAAAGCTATACTGCAGAATCAAAAATCATTGGTTGCTATGAAGATAAAATCTTTGCTGTAAACTACAGCATTCTTATTGATAAAAACTGGATTGTTCAGGATTTTTTGATCGAATCCGAGATCAATACTATTAAAAGCAAACTTGCAGGAAAAAGAATACAGGATCAATGGGAAATCAACAATACCATAAGCCCTGAACTCAATGGTTGTGAGTTTATAGACATTTCCCTCACTCCATTTACCAATACTTTACCGATCAACAATTTAAAACTGCAGGAAAGTATTTCTCAAAAAATTGATGTTCTTTATATTGATATATTAAATCAGCAAATCAGGCCTGTTCAACAAGAATATACAAGGACAGCATCCCATAAATATCTGTATGAAAATATTGAAAATGATTTTAAAGCTGAAATTTCAGTCGATGAAATGGGATTAGTCATTAGCTATCCAGAATTATTTGAGAAAATCGCTGAACTCTAA